One Blastocatellia bacterium genomic window, AAAGAGCACGCGCTTGAAGCGCCGATGGCCATACGTCCACGCCCGCCAATCAGCGCCCAGCCGTTCCGTCACATCTCGCACGGCTTGCGCCAGACTCTCCACGAGCAATTCCTCTCGTCCTCGAATCGGGTCCGGCCCGAACGTTCCATCCGGGGCATAGAGCGCCTCGATCATCCGCTGCAAGGGACGGGAGCGGAAAAACGGTCGCGCTTGTTCGGGAATCCGCCGATTCCAATAGTTCTCCAACAAGCGACGTTCCCACGCCACGTAGAGAGCGGCGGCGGCCGATCGCTGATCCAACACGAAATTCCACTCAAGAAGACGCTGCTGCGCCCACGGCAACTGTCCCGGCAAACGAAGCGGACGCAGCAGCGGAACCAAGAGCCGAGCCGGAATCGAAAGCTCGTCATGCTGAATCCGAGCTAAATCGGCGAGCGTGAACCGACGCTGTTCGGAGAGCAGCTCTTGAAGGCGCGCGGCTCGAAACGGCTCGGCCCAACTGTAGCTGGGGATCGGTTGATACCCCGCAGGGAGATTCTCTTCGTTGGCTGTGGCGATCCAGCCTTCGGGGGGATCATGGCGCTCGGGCAGCGCTTCGAACGCGACAAAGCCCGCCCATTCGTAGCGACCATCGCCCGGCACCGGCACGAGGCCCGTCCAGTTGGGACGAATGGGCACGCGCCCCACGACTTGCCAACCGATTCGTCCCGACCGATCCGCCCACACCAAGTTTTCTCCCGGCGTGTACCAGTAGCGGCAGGCCTGACGAAACTCCTCCCAATTGCGAGCCTGCGCAATTCGAAGACTCGCCAGATATGGCGCTCCGCCCACGTCCAACCACGCCGCGCGCAAAGCATAAGCACGACGTGCCGACGGATCCTCGAAGATCACCGGCCCGTGTCGCGTGTACTTCAATTCCACGGTGACGGGCGCTTGCCCCTTCACTCGAATCACCTCCCGCTCGACCCGCATCGTCTCCCATCCGTCTCCATAGCGATAGCGGTTCGGATCCTGCGGATGCCGCTCGTACACGTAGATGTCCTCCATGTCGATGCTGAAAACCGTGAGCCCCCACGCGCCATATTCGTTGTGGCCGATGGCGACACCGGGCACGGCCGGCTCTCCAGCGCCGACGACGTTCCATCCCGGTCCGACCAGATGAACCCAATAACGCAGCGAAGGCACCTGCAACGCCCGATGCGGATCGTTGGCCAGTAGCGGTTTTCGAGAAAGCGACAGCCGCCCCGCAATCACCCAGTTGTTGCTCCCTTCTTCTTGCGCGTCGGAGAAAGTAGGAGCAGGCTCGCTCGATGTCTCCGCGTGCGACGCGCGATACTCGGGGCGCACGTCCTCGGGACGAAACGTGATGGTCGAGCGATACCGCTCGTAGAGGGAGAGAATTTCGGGCGAGAGTGCCTTCAGGTCTACGGCTTCATCCACGATGAGCTGAGGCGCTTCCGGACGCAGATCGAGCAACGCGCGAGCGCGCTCCGATCCGAGCGCTCGCACGAGAAGCGCCGTCTGCAACTCCTGAAGCGCATTCCCGTAGAGTCCGTTATGACGGGAGATGACGACTTCCGGCGTCCAATAGTCCGGCCGAAAATCGAGGATGCGAAACTCCAGAGGCAATTGCTCAGGCGTCTTGAGGACTTCGGCGATGCGGGCATTGATCCCCGCGACGAACGCGCCAATGATCTGCGGACCCCGAGGATGATAATGGCGCAACTCCGCTTCCAAATCGCCGCGAAAGCGAAAAAGTCGCGCGGCCCGATCGTGCTCGAGGAACCGCGGTCCGAAAGCTTCGGCCAATGTGCCCGTGGCCTGCCGCCGCCAGAGTTCGAGTTGAAAGAGCCGATCCCGTGCCACCGTGTAGCCTTGCGCGAAGAAGAGATCATGCTCGGTTTGGGCATAGATGTGCGCCACCCCCCAACGATCCCGCAAAATCTCCACCGGCCGCTCCAGTCCCGGAACCAGCAGCGTCTCCTCTTGGACGCTCGGGGAAGGGGAGGATCGCATGCCATCGAAGCCGAAGCTCGCGCTCCCTACGCTCAGCGCTATGAGGAGCAGCGCGAGAACGGAGCTGCGAGTCCGCTTCGCGCTGGAGAAACTTCGTCCGCTGCCTCGCTGCCGCATTTCCGCTCTCCTTCTACGCCGTACTTCGACAGACCTTCCCATCAGGGGGAAGAACCGCGCGCTTCAGCTTACTCGGCCCACAAAGAAATTGGCAAGATCGGGAACATCGGCAAGCGCATCCGCTCGCGCGAGCCCGTATCTTCAGCCGCTCAGCGATGACCGGCACAGGCGCGATCCGACATCTCGTCACAGACGCTGGGCATGCGCGCGGTCCACCTCGTGCTCCGAATCGTACAGCGTCAGATCAACGGCGCAGCCGCGATTGTGACGCGACCTCACAGCAGGCGACGAAAATTCTCTTGTCTGGCGGCGTCGCTTCTTGACAGCCACCGACTCCGGACAATTGCCGTCGCGGATGACGAGACCTTCGGCCTCCAATTTCGGCTTGACAGCGCCAGGTGCGCGGGGACAAGATAAACGCCGCGAATTTTGAGCGATTCGGGCGGCGCGGTCGGGAGCGCCCAAATGGAGAAGGAGGAGGAAAAAATGGTCCCCCTGACGAAGCCCAGAATCCCCCTGGTCATGGTCCTCTTCCTGTTGGCCCATTGGCTTCTTTTGACCGGTCTCCCAACGCGAGCGGAGACGTTTCTCGTGTGCGCGCAAGGCTGTCCTTACAGTTCGAT contains:
- a CDS encoding penicillin acylase family protein, with amino-acid sequence MRQRGSGRSFSSAKRTRSSVLALLLIALSVGSASFGFDGMRSSPSPSVQEETLLVPGLERPVEILRDRWGVAHIYAQTEHDLFFAQGYTVARDRLFQLELWRRQATGTLAEAFGPRFLEHDRAARLFRFRGDLEAELRHYHPRGPQIIGAFVAGINARIAEVLKTPEQLPLEFRILDFRPDYWTPEVVISRHNGLYGNALQELQTALLVRALGSERARALLDLRPEAPQLIVDEAVDLKALSPEILSLYERYRSTITFRPEDVRPEYRASHAETSSEPAPTFSDAQEEGSNNWVIAGRLSLSRKPLLANDPHRALQVPSLRYWVHLVGPGWNVVGAGEPAVPGVAIGHNEYGAWGLTVFSIDMEDIYVYERHPQDPNRYRYGDGWETMRVEREVIRVKGQAPVTVELKYTRHGPVIFEDPSARRAYALRAAWLDVGGAPYLASLRIAQARNWEEFRQACRYWYTPGENLVWADRSGRIGWQVVGRVPIRPNWTGLVPVPGDGRYEWAGFVAFEALPERHDPPEGWIATANEENLPAGYQPIPSYSWAEPFRAARLQELLSEQRRFTLADLARIQHDELSIPARLLVPLLRPLRLPGQLPWAQQRLLEWNFVLDQRSAAAALYVAWERRLLENYWNRRIPEQARPFFRSRPLQRMIEALYAPDGTFGPDPIRGREELLVESLAQAVRDVTERLGADWRAWTYGHRRFKRVLF